CGTTCGATCGACGAAGAGGACGACGAGGATCTCCTCGGCACGACGCGGCGCGAATCCGTACTCGACTACCTCGACGAAGGGGATGACGAGGAGGAATAATTCCCGGAACATGACCGAAAAATTTATAATGGCAGGGTCTACGGCCCTGCATGTCTGCGATTCGCAGGTCGGTGACAAGTGTGTCGTGCTGCTGCACGGCTATCTCGAATCGGCATTGGTATGGGAGGATTTCGTCCCCTACCTATATAAAGAGGTACGCGTAGTGACGCTCGACCTGCCGGGTCACGGCATTTCGGTCGTCACAGGCGAAGTGCATACGATGGATTTCCTGGCCGACACGGTAGCCGACGCCCTCACGGCTCTGGGCATCGGGCGCTGTACGCTCGTAGGGCACTCCATGGGAGGCTACGTGGCACTGGCATTCTGCGAGCGTCATCCCGGGATGCTCGACGGGCTCGTCCTGCTCAGTTCCACCCCCAACCCCGATACTCCCGAAAAGGCCGAAAACCGCCGCAGGGAGATCGTCCTCGTAAAGGCAGGCAAGAAGGACATGCTCGCCCGGGTAGCTCCGGCAGCAGGCTTTGCCGAGGAGAACCGCACGCGGATGCAAGCGTATATCGAAGACCTGACCGAGCAGGTTTTCCTTACCGAAGACGAAGGGATCGTCGCACTGCTGGGAGGCATGGTCACCCGCAAAGACCAGAACGCGATGTTGCGCTCGTCGGATGTTCCGCAACTGTTCATCCTCGGAAAAAAGGATGGCTACATCCCGCCCGAGGCCGCCGAAAAGATGGTTGCCGAGCATCCCCAGGCCGGGGTCGTGTGGCTCGAACACTCGGGACACATGGGCTTCCTCGAAGAGCCGGAAACCACGGCCCGGGCGATCCTCGATTTCGTAAAGTCGGAAAAATAACAGACTCCCGATTTTCCGCGAACGACACGGCACGCCCGATCTCCGCCCGGATCCATGCGGACACAAAGCATGCGATGGAAAACGCCTGTCTGGCATCCGCTGCCCGCAATGACGCCGGGCTGCGGAGGGGAGCACGCTGGCCAAGCTGAGCGGCTCGCAGCTGGGCGAACTCGTAACGTTCACCGCGGCGCAATTCTCGCAGAAACAGGAGCAGGAAGCCGGATAAATACGGATTTCAATTCTCCGTAAAACACGGTTTCAGCCTCTATGCGACGGGCAATTCGCTGAACAAACTGGCAGGACTTCCGAAGGGCGTCAAGGCATCGACCGTACAGAAGATGTTTTCATCGCACCCCGACAGCGAGAAGCGCGCCGCCCGGATGAAAGAGAAAGCCGCCAACGCACGCGTGGCTGCGCAACAACAGCAGAAGTTACACCGAATAATACGGGCTCCCGGGGCAGGGTCGCACAGGGAGAGTCCGCACAGTTATCCGACCGCCAATGCGGCCAATAATCTATCTGCCGCACAATTACGCAAAAGCCGGGGAAATCCCCGGCTTTTGCCGTTCATCCTTTCGGCGGAACCGCAGGCCGGACATCTTTGAAAGACAGCCCCCGGTAAACCCGGTGCTATTTCAACGGCTGGCAATGCGGACAATAGTAAACCGCCCCGCCCAGATAGGCTTCCTTGACGATCACACCTCCGCATACAGGGCACGGATCCGTATATGTATTTTTCGAGAGCACAACCTTGTACCCGCCGGGATTGCCGAAAAGATCCTTTTCCGTATCCCGGCCACCTGCTGCCGCCATTTCCGCCAGCGTAGATTTCACTGCACCGAACAACGCGTCCAACCCACGCCCGCCCAACGCAGCCATCTTCCGTTTAGGATGGATCCGTGCATTGAAAAGAATATCCTGCAGGACGCCGTTTCCCAAGCCGGGAATCCGTTGTTCCGTGGCGAGGAACGCTTTGGCGGAAAGATTAGGCTTGGCTCCGGCCACCAAACGGTCGAAATAAGCGGAATCAAACCGGTCGTCGAGCGGGGAAGGCTTCGACAAGGCACCAAGGTAGTAGGGATTGTCCAGTTTACCCCGGAAAGCATTGATCCCGCCATACATGGCCACCGTGAAGACCAGGAAACTGTCATCATCGAATGTTATCAGCAACTGGTATTTGGGCGGGATGTCCGCACCGGCCGGACAGTAACGCATGTGCACCCCGTCCGAAAGCGCAACATGCACCTTGTCTTCCAACAGCAAGTCGGCAAATGCACCGTAGCCTGCGGCAGACAGGACTTTCTTTCCTGCGAGCAACTCCTTGTATGCAGCCGGGTCACCGGTATACCATGTAAATTTATGCGGGTGGGTAGCGTTGAAAACATCGGTAACCGTCCGGCCGGCCAATACATCGGCCGCCTGCTTCGCCAAGGTGCGGGACTCGGGTATCTCTATCATAGTCTGTGCTTTGGAGTAAAGATAGTAAAAAGATTCCAAGCACCAAGCCTATTCGGGGCAAGCCACCGATTTACAAGATTCTTTATCTCATCTCCGAAGCCCCCGTTTTTTCCGTCAGCCGGTTCCGTCGTCGGCCAGCCATACCAGGAAGGGCGGGCAGCAGAAGCCCAAGCGCCCGGAAGATCCGAAAAAGACACCACGCTCAAACGGGGGCTCCTTCGCAATGGGAGGGCTGTGCCAGGCATCCCAACAGAACACCCCGCGCCACACGGAAGAATAAGGCACAGGAAGGCATAGGGAAAGGGACAAGCCTGGGCGCAAGGCGAGCAATTACCCCACGCGGAAAAGGGCATAAAAAAAGGTCAGACCTTACGATCTGACCTTGAAGAGGCGGCTACCTACTCTCCCACGGGAAAACCGCAGTACCATCGGCGTTAGTGAGCTTAACTTCTCTGTTCGGAATGGGAAGAGGTGGAACCTCACTGCTATAACCACCTAAAAGAACGTTTTCGATAAACCGGGACAAAGCAAATCAGTTTGTTTTGTCGTGTGGAGAAAAAGAAGGACGAAGTCCAACATGCTCCATGCTATCGAAGTAGTGCGAGCAGCCTTTTAGTCGCTGCAATCCGTCGCACCCGGTATAAGTTGACATACTTCGGAGATGAGATAAAGAATCTTGTAAAAAAGCCTCTCGGGTAATTAGTACTGCTCGGCTTTGACATTACTGTCTTTACACCTGCAGCCTATCAACGTAGTCGTCTCCTACGCCCCTCAAGGGAAGACTTATCTTGGGGATGGCTTCGCGCTTAGATGCTTTCAGCGCTTATCCAGACCGAACGCGGCTACTCGGCGGTACACTTGGCAGCATAACCGATACACCGGAGGTTCGTCCAACTCGGTCCTCTCGTACTAAAGTCAGAACCCCTCAATCTTCCTACGCCCGCAACAGATAGAGACCGAACTGTCTCACGACGTTCTGAACCCAGCTCGCGTGCCACTTTAATCGGCGAACAGCCGAACCCTTGGGACCTTCTCCAGCCCCAGGATGTGACGAGCCGACATCGAGGTGCCAAACCGCCGCGTCGATATGAGCTCTTGGCGGCGATCAGCCTGTTATCCCCGGAGTACCTTTTATCCTTTGAGCGATGGCCAGTCCACACAGAACCACCGGATCACTATACCCTGCTTTCGCACCTGATCGACTTGTTGGTCTCACAGTCAAGCACCCTTATGCTATTGCACTCTACGCACGGTTACCATTCGTGCTGAGGGTACCTTGGGAAGCCTCCGTTACTCTTTTGGAGGCGACCACCCCAGTCAAACTACCCACCAAACGGTGTCCCCTCTCGAGGGTTAGAACTCAAGTACACAAAGGGCAGTATTTCAACGTCGACTCCACGAACACTGGCGTGCCCGCTTCGTAGTCTCCTGCCTATCCTACACATTGTGTACCCAAATTCAGCGTTAAGCTATAGTAAAGGTTCACGGGGTCTTTTCGTCCCGTTGCGGGTACCCGGCATCATCACCGGGACTACAATTTCACCGAGCTCACGGTTGAGACAGTGTCCAGATCGTTACACCATTCGTGCAGGTCGGAACTTACCCGACAAGGAATTTCGCTACCTTAGGACCGTTATAGTTACGGCCGCCGTTTACTGGGGCTTCGATTCAATGCTTCTCTTGCGATGACATCCCCTCTTAACCTTCCAGCACCGGGCAGGTGTCAGGCCCTATACGTCTTCTTTCGAATTTGCAGAGCCCTGTGTTTTTGATAAACAGTCGCCTGGACCTCTTCGCTGCGCCCACCTCGCGATGGGACCCCTTTTCCCGAAGTTACGGGGTTAATTTGCCTAGTTCCTTAACCGTGATTCACTCGAGCACCTTAGGATACTCTCCTCGACCACCTGTGTCGGTTTACGGTACGGGTGACATATACTATAACTTAGAAGATTTTCTCGGAAGTCGACTTGGGTGCACTATCAAATTGCCCGTAAGCTCTCTGTACTGTCAGGTTTCAGCAAGGACTAACTCTTAATCTGCCCCTATACCTAAGCCCTTTAACCACCTATTCCGTCAGGTGGCGGCACTTACGTTCCTTCGTCTCTCCATCGAGGTATATGTCAGTATCGGAATATTAACCGATTATCCATCGAGATCACCGTTCGGCTTACCCTTAGGACCCGACTAACCCTGATCCGATTAGCGTTGATCAGGAAACCTTGGTCTTGCGGTGTGCGGGTTACTCTCCCGCATTATCGTTACTCATGCCTACATTTGCTTTTCCATACACTCCACCAAACCTCACGGTTCGGCTTCAACGCGGAATGGAATGCTCCCCTACCGCACTTTCGTGCCCAGAACTTCGGTGGTATACTTGATGCCCGTTTATTATCCACGCTTTGCCGCTCGACTAGTGAGCTGTTACGCACTCTTTGAATGAATAGCTGCTTCCAAGCTAACATCCTAGCTGTCTCTGCAGCAAAACATCGTTAGATCAACTTAGTATACTCTTGGGGACCTTAGTTGCTGGTCTGTGTTGTTCCACTCTCGTAACCGGACATTAGCACCCGGTCGCTCACTGCTGTAAATCATACTACTGGCATTCGGAGTTTGTCAGGATTTGGTAGGCGGTGAAGCCCCCGCATCCAATCAGTAGCTCTACCTCCAGTAGACTCTCAATTACAACGCTGCCCCTAAAGGCATTTCGGGGAGTACGAGCTATTTCCCAGCTTGATTAGCCTTTCACCCCTACCCTCAAGTCATCGAGAAGCTTTTCAACGCTTATTCGTTCGGTCCTCCAGTTGGTTTTACCCAACCTTCAACCTGCTCAAGGGTAGATCGCAAGGTTTCGCGTCTACAACCACTGACTAAACGCCCTGTTCAGACTCGCTTTCGCTTCGGCTCCGTGCATCCGTGCACTTAACCTTGCCAGTGATTAGTAACTCGTAGGCTCATTATTCAATAGGCACGCCGTCACGGCACGAAGCCGCTCCGACAGGTTGTAAGCGTATGGTTTCAGGTTCTATTTCACTCCCCTGTTCGGGGTTCTTTTCACCTTTCCCTCACGGTACTGGTTCACTATCGGTCTCTTGGGAGTATTTAGCCTTACCGGGTGGTCCCGGCGGATTCAGACAGGATTCCTCGTGTCCCGCCCTACTCAGGATACTGCTATCGCCTGACGTGCTTACCTGTACGAGTCTTTCACTCTCTACGGATGAACTTTCCAGAACATTCCAGTTCACAGTCATTTGAATATTGCAGTCCTACAACCCCACAGTTGCCGTAACAATTGTGGTTTAGGCTGTTTCCCGTTCGCTCGCCGCTACTTAGGAAATCGATGTTTCTTTCTTTTCCTCCTCCTACTAAGATGTTTCAGTTCAGAGGGTTGGCCCACTTTCGTGTGACAGGCCTTCTGCCTGCCGGGTTGTCCCATTCAGAAATCCTCGGATCAATTCTCGTTTGCAAATCCCCGAGGCTTATCGCAGCTTACCACGTCTTTCTTCGCCTCCAAGAGCCTAGGCATCCCCCATACGCCCTTTATTACTTTCTTACATTTCCGATAACCCCTATTGTAGCTATCGGAACTTTATCTCATCTCCTTAAATATGTCAATGAACGCTGGTCGAATCCTCGACCTGAGTGGAGGATAAGGGAGTCGAACCCTTGACCCCCTGCTTGCAAAGCAGGTGCTCTAGCCAACTGAGCTAATCCCCCGAGTTCGGTGTAGTCCCGTGCGGACTTGAACCGCAGACCCCTACATTATCAGTGTAGTGCTCTAACCAACTGAGCTACGGGACTGTATCCGCGGGAAGACCCCACTCGGTATAACATAAAAATTACAGGTTAATTCGAGAGAAAAGAATGAGACTTATCTGTTGACGAAATAGTCACACTCTCCAGAAAGGAGGTGTTCCAGCCGCACCTTCCGGTACGGCTACCTTGTTACGACTTAGCCCCAGTTACCGGTTTTGCCCTAGGTCGCTCCTTGCGGTCACGAACTTCAGGCACCCCCAGCTTCCATGGCTTGACGGGCGGTGTGTACAAGGCCCGGGAACGTATTCACCGCGCCATGGCTGATGCGCGATTACTAGCGAATCCAACTTCATGGAGGCGGGTTTCAGCCTCCAATCCGAACTGAGATAGGCTTTCGAGATTGGCATCCCCTCGCGGGGTAGCGACCCTCTGTACCTACCATTGTAACACGTGTGTAGCCCCGGACGTAAGGGCCGTGCTGATTTGACGTCATCCCCACCTTCCTCTCGGCTTACACCGGCAGTCCCGCCAGAGTGCCCAGCTTGACCTGATGGCAACTAACGGTAGGGGTTGCGCTCGTTATGGGACTTAACCCGACACCTCACGGCACGAGCTGACGACAACCATGCAGCACCTAGTTTCCTGCCCCGAAGGGAAATCCTGTTTCCAGAATCGTCAGTAACTTTCAAGCCCGGGTAAGGTTCCTCGCGTATCATCGAATTAAACCACATGTTCCTCCGCTTGTGCGGGCCCCCGTCAATTCCTTTGAGTTTCATTCTTGCGAACGTACTCCCCAGGTGGATAACTTATCGCTTTCGCTTAGTCACCGACTGTGTATCGCCGACAACGAGTTATCATCGTTTACTGCGTGGACTACCAGGGTATCTAATCCTGTTTGCTCCCCACGCTTTCGTGCCTCAACGTCAGATATAGTTTGGTAAGCTGCCTTCGCAATCGGTGTTCTGTATGATCTCTAAGCATTTCACCGCTACACCATACATTCCGCCTACCGCAACTACTCTCTAGTCTAACAGTATTAGAGGCAGTTCCGGAGTTAAGCCCCGGGATTTCACCTCTAACTTATCAAACCGCCTACGCACCCTTTAAACCCAATAAATCCGGATAACGCTTGAATCC
This Alistipes onderdonkii DNA region includes the following protein-coding sequences:
- a CDS encoding alpha/beta fold hydrolase, translated to MTEKFIMAGSTALHVCDSQVGDKCVVLLHGYLESALVWEDFVPYLYKEVRVVTLDLPGHGISVVTGEVHTMDFLADTVADALTALGIGRCTLVGHSMGGYVALAFCERHPGMLDGLVLLSSTPNPDTPEKAENRRREIVLVKAGKKDMLARVAPAAGFAEENRTRMQAYIEDLTEQVFLTEDEGIVALLGGMVTRKDQNAMLRSSDVPQLFILGKKDGYIPPEAAEKMVAEHPQAGVVWLEHSGHMGFLEEPETTARAILDFVKSEK
- a CDS encoding zinc finger domain-containing protein — its product is MIEIPESRTLAKQAADVLAGRTVTDVFNATHPHKFTWYTGDPAAYKELLAGKKVLSAAGYGAFADLLLEDKVHVALSDGVHMRYCPAGADIPPKYQLLITFDDDSFLVFTVAMYGGINAFRGKLDNPYYLGALSKPSPLDDRFDSAYFDRLVAGAKPNLSAKAFLATEQRIPGLGNGVLQDILFNARIHPKRKMAALGGRGLDALFGAVKSTLAEMAAAGGRDTEKDLFGNPGGYKVVLSKNTYTDPCPVCGGVIVKEAYLGGAVYYCPHCQPLK